One region of Pseudomonadota bacterium genomic DNA includes:
- a CDS encoding SGNH/GDSL hydrolase family protein has protein sequence MQDYPHAVLKPANVFRIAAIGDSFTFAPYMQFTDTFPKKLAQMLSLNPGNRQVEVINYGVPAYSTSHEI, from the coding sequence ATGCAGGACTATCCACATGCAGTGCTGAAGCCCGCGAACGTTTTTCGTATAGCAGCGATCGGAGACTCCTTTACCTTCGCCCCCTACATGCAGTTTACAGATACCTTTCCGAAAAAGCTTGCGCAGATGCTCTCCCTTAATCCCGGCAACCGTCAGGTAGAGGTTATAAATTACGGCGTACCGGCCTACTCAACATCGCATGAGATCC